The proteins below are encoded in one region of Chroogloeocystis siderophila 5.2 s.c.1:
- a CDS encoding phosphoglycerate kinase produces the protein MSKKTLANLSASDLSGKRALVRVDFNVPLDDQGNITDDTRIRAALPTIQDLMQKGAKVILASHFGRPKGVDDKLRLTPVAKRLSELLGQEVIKCDDCIGDEVASKVSGMQNGQVLLLENVRFHKEEEKNDPEFAKQLAANADIYVNDAFGTAHRAHASTEGVTHYLSPSVAGYLIEKELQYLQSAIENPQRPLAAIIGGSKVSSKIGVIETLLEKCDKLILGGGMIFTFYKARGLSVGKSLVEDDKLELAKSLEAKAKERGVQMLLPTDVVVADKFAADANAETVSVENIPDDGMGLDVGPDSVKMFQDALAECKSVIWNGPMGVFEFDKFAVGTEAIARTLADLTKQGVTTIIGGGDSVAAVEKVGVADQMSHISTGGGASLELLEGKELPGIAALDEA, from the coding sequence ATGTCCAAAAAAACTTTAGCAAATTTATCGGCTTCAGACTTATCGGGTAAGCGTGCATTAGTGCGGGTGGACTTTAATGTTCCATTGGATGACCAAGGGAATATCACTGATGATACTCGGATTCGCGCAGCACTGCCGACGATTCAGGATTTGATGCAAAAAGGCGCTAAGGTCATTTTAGCGAGCCATTTCGGACGTCCCAAGGGTGTTGATGACAAGCTGCGTCTGACTCCTGTTGCTAAACGGCTTTCGGAATTACTCGGTCAAGAAGTGATCAAATGCGATGACTGTATTGGAGACGAAGTTGCGAGTAAAGTATCAGGAATGCAAAATGGTCAGGTGTTGTTGCTAGAAAACGTCCGCTTTCACAAAGAAGAGGAGAAAAATGATCCTGAATTTGCGAAACAGTTAGCAGCCAATGCGGATATCTATGTCAACGATGCGTTTGGTACAGCCCACCGCGCTCATGCTTCAACCGAAGGTGTAACGCACTATCTTAGCCCCTCTGTCGCTGGATACTTGATTGAAAAAGAATTACAGTACTTGCAAAGCGCGATTGAAAATCCCCAACGTCCTTTAGCAGCGATTATTGGTGGTTCTAAAGTTTCTAGCAAAATTGGTGTCATCGAGACATTACTAGAAAAGTGCGACAAGCTGATTTTGGGTGGCGGGATGATTTTTACCTTTTACAAAGCCCGTGGGTTGAGTGTTGGTAAATCATTAGTAGAAGATGACAAGCTAGAACTTGCCAAATCCTTAGAAGCTAAAGCAAAAGAACGTGGCGTGCAAATGCTGTTACCGACGGATGTTGTCGTTGCTGATAAATTTGCAGCAGATGCTAATGCAGAAACTGTTAGCGTGGAGAATATTCCCGATGATGGTATGGGATTAGATGTTGGTCCTGATTCTGTCAAAATGTTCCAAGATGCGCTTGCTGAGTGCAAATCGGTTATTTGGAACGGACCAATGGGCGTATTTGAGTTTGATAAATTTGCCGTAGGAACCGAAGCGATCGCACGCACGCTTGCCGATCTTACCAAACAAGGCGTCACGACAATTATCGGTGGTGGTGACTCGGTTGCAGCCGTTGAGAAAGTAGGTGTCGCCGATCAAATGAGTCACATTTCAACGGGTGGCGGCGCTAGCTTAGAGTTACTTGAAGGTAAAGAACTTCCTGGTATCGCGGCTTTGGATGAAGCTTAA